The DNA segment AGGCCGGAACGGCAGCGGTGCGCATATGGCGTGGATCCCCGGTCGATGTGGTGGGCAGGGAGCACACTAACGCCGTGTTCGCGCCGCCGCGCACTGGGCCGTCGAAATGCCCGTTTTCGCACGTGATGTGGTCGCTCCTCGCCGGGCTTATGGCGACCGAGACGGATTGGCCAAATCCACTGTGGATGCCGTTCGGCCGCCTCTAGACTGACCACGCTCGGCGCGTCGGTCGACGCTGACAGTGACGGAGTGTGCGTGTGAAGTTCGAGCCGCCTTTTCCCGACTCCTTGCCCGACACCGGCACGCTCGGCATCATCGGCGCGGCCAACACCTACGCGATCAGGCTGCGAGCCTTCTACAATTCGCGGGCGGTCTGGCATCGCCGCTTCTACCGGTTCAGCGGGATTCTGGTCATCGCCGCGGGCGCGGGGCTCCCCGTGGTCGCCAACCTCGATTACGGTGGCAAGGAACTCGTCGTTTCACTCATGGGAACGTTGGTGGCTCTGCTGACCGCGTTGCACGCGTTCTACCGCTGGGACCAGTCGTGGATGCTGTTGCGGCACACCGAGATGCGGCTGACCTCGGCCTACTGGGCATGGCGGGCAGCGTTACCCGCCACAGTCAGCGACTCAGGCGCCCCTGATCCCACCACGGTGACGTTGACCAGGGATTTCTTGCTCGCGCTCTCGCAGATCAGGGACCAGGAAGCGGTCTCGTTCTTCGAGAAACTCAGCTTCCCCACGGCTACGGCCAATCACGTCGACGTGCGGTAGTGCCCGGGAAGGTAGCCGGAGAACAGGAAATTGTCGGCGAACCTGCGGGCCAGCAATTCCTCCTCCGGTGAATGAGCGGTGAAGGCGATGACCGGAATGCCGCGACCGCGCCAGAACGACACCGCCCTGCTTGGCAGCTCCGCAAGCTCGTAGTTGATGAAGTCGGGCCTGGTTATCGCGTTGCTCAGCATCATGCGACCGAGAGTGCCCACCAGCTTTCCCGCCGACTGGAGACTTCCCGATGCTTGACCGACGGGCACATGCGGGGCGAGTTTGCGCAGCCGTCGCACGGCGATGGGATCGAAGGACTGCACTGCCGTCTGACCCCGGTAACCGCGCAGCCGGTCGGCAACGGCACGTTCCAGCTTCGCGTTGCCCGCTTTCCAGCGGCGCAGGTCCAGCAGGAGTGGCACGGCGCCATCAACCAGGGACAACACATCGTCGAGGGTTGGCACCGGCAGGTCGGCCGGGCCGATTCGCAGCGCACGCACGGCGGCGAGGTCGAGGTCGGCCACCGGTGCACTACACGTTCCCGCCACCCGGGAGAAGTCTCTGTCATGTACGACGATTGGCTCGTCGTCGCTGGTGAGCTGCACGTCGAACTCGAAAGGCGCGCCAAGCTCGATCGCTCGCCGGAACGCGGGCAGAGAGTTCTCCGGGTGTTCGACGGCGTCGTAGCAGCCGCGGTGAGCAATCGGCGCACTTGTCAGCCAGCAGGGAAGCGGCACGTGTCCTCCCTGGCTCGCCGTGACCGCCGGGGTCGTCGGGACCACGGTGCCCGCAACCCTACCGCTGTCCGTGCGAACACGGGCAGGATGATCCGGAAATCCACAGTGGACATAAGTCGGCCGTCGGCGTTCCTGGAGGACAGGAAGGTCCTGCCGCGTCCTGGCGATTCTCACGCCGGGCCGTCCTGCCGGATCCGTCAACCGCGGGCGGCAACCAGCGTCCGGCTCCTGTGACGAGCCCAGCCGTCGCCGAACCCTTGCCTTCCGTGTGTCTCGGCACGTACCAGCGATACTCGCGGGAAGCTGACGTCTGC comes from the Prauserella marina genome and includes:
- a CDS encoding glycerophosphodiester phosphodiesterase family protein, yielding MVPTTPAVTASQGGHVPLPCWLTSAPIAHRGCYDAVEHPENSLPAFRRAIELGAPFEFDVQLTSDDEPIVVHDRDFSRVAGTCSAPVADLDLAAVRALRIGPADLPVPTLDDVLSLVDGAVPLLLDLRRWKAGNAKLERAVADRLRGYRGQTAVQSFDPIAVRRLRKLAPHVPVGQASGSLQSAGKLVGTLGRMMLSNAITRPDFINYELAELPSRAVSFWRGRGIPVIAFTAHSPEEELLARRFADNFLFSGYLPGHYRTST
- a CDS encoding DUF4231 domain-containing protein — translated: MKFEPPFPDSLPDTGTLGIIGAANTYAIRLRAFYNSRAVWHRRFYRFSGILVIAAGAGLPVVANLDYGGKELVVSLMGTLVALLTALHAFYRWDQSWMLLRHTEMRLTSAYWAWRAALPATVSDSGAPDPTTVTLTRDFLLALSQIRDQEAVSFFEKLSFPTATANHVDVR